The Coprothermobacter sp. genome has a segment encoding these proteins:
- the fmt gene encoding methionyl-tRNA formyltransferase has product MASDAPRIAVFGSSSISVPVFDTIGRRFHVVLAVVSEEPRVRRGKLLANPVQEWAQSHSIPVLNGADTPGAVLTQRLVDDAIDILFLLSYGRLLPQVLLDAPRIASINLHPSPLPWYRGAAPIERQIMDGCTQSAVSIIRMNGLLDRGELLAQEPFTIADSDYRADVEASIIRVGALLALHVLDQLLHRSTTPLQQTGAGSYARKLKRDDDLIDWSHSVAQVYNLIRALSPEPGACTYQERDRLKILRAKPLPDDLGLPTGGVPCGTVETFLRKRAVVRCGDGWLELLEIQFPGKTPVSAADLLNGRRLVAGTILRRVPSP; this is encoded by the coding sequence ATGGCCTCAGACGCCCCCCGCATCGCTGTCTTTGGTTCGTCATCAATTTCAGTACCGGTCTTTGATACCATCGGACGCCGGTTTCACGTCGTCCTTGCGGTTGTGTCAGAGGAGCCTCGCGTCCGCCGAGGCAAGCTCCTGGCGAATCCCGTACAAGAGTGGGCGCAGTCACATTCGATCCCAGTGCTCAACGGCGCAGACACCCCTGGAGCGGTTCTGACACAGAGACTGGTCGACGACGCCATCGACATCCTCTTCCTCCTTTCCTACGGAAGACTCCTTCCACAGGTTCTCCTCGATGCACCGCGCATCGCTTCCATCAACCTGCACCCGTCTCCGTTGCCCTGGTATCGGGGGGCGGCTCCCATTGAACGCCAGATCATGGATGGTTGCACCCAGTCAGCGGTAAGTATCATTCGCATGAACGGCCTGCTGGACAGAGGTGAGCTCCTGGCTCAGGAACCGTTCACAATTGCTGACTCGGATTACCGCGCCGATGTCGAGGCGTCTATCATCCGAGTAGGCGCGCTACTTGCTCTGCACGTCCTCGACCAACTGTTGCACAGGTCAACCACGCCGCTGCAACAAACCGGCGCGGGCTCCTATGCACGCAAGCTCAAGCGCGACGACGACCTCATCGACTGGTCGCACTCTGTTGCACAGGTATACAACCTTATACGGGCTCTTTCCCCCGAGCCAGGTGCATGCACATATCAGGAAAGGGATCGACTCAAGATCCTCCGGGCCAAACCTCTGCCTGACGATCTGGGCCTCCCCACGGGGGGTGTACCTTGTGGCACGGTCGAGACGTTTCTACGCAAACGAGCTGTCGTACGGTGCGGTGACGGATGGCTTGAACTTCTGGAAATCCAGTTTCCCGGGAAGACTCCCGTGTCGGCAGCCGACCTCCTCAATGGCCGGCGTCTTGTCGCCGGAACCATCCTCCGCCGAGTTCCCTCTCCATAG